The following proteins come from a genomic window of Flavobacterium eburneipallidum:
- a CDS encoding T9SS type A sorting domain-containing protein yields MLKKPMWLSLITGIALLSTATIVAQNPVVKIDFDQSGRQPAEVNEPGYIPWVIASGITASKTENGVTFTINKGDKGTQLATNWYKAGLLAPDYARLISDGVFVKDGTANQGGAIELRISGLATGNHTVLAFLNAVDSPTTNTFSPIDVSVNGTLVFDNVIPSVRALKTADAKSVYLKFQATAGTDVVILFAAETSGKENVKNVMLNGFELNTPNIFNQATNPIPGHNNEHVELNSGGTVLGWTPAINALSHNIYFGTDLAAVESATTSSPEYKGNQLKSNVSYSLNGLYTGATYYWRVDEVLANNAIEKGNTWRFRPAKLAFPGAEGYGRFARGGRGGKVVAVTNLNDSGPGSLREAVTNDIGPRTIVFNTSGIIQLNSRLVLSQPYVTIAGQTAPGKGICIRTAPFGITGNDAIVQNVRVRLGGGPTFDGMGLTGANHSIIDHCSISWTIDESFSSRSGKNITLQKTLISEALNAAGHANYPVGTQHGYAATIGGDVGSFHHNLLAHCYGRNWSLGGGLDANNYFAGKMDITNNVVYNWGSRTTDGGASEVNFVGNYYKPGPGMELQRYALTMDHENDFAGMQRAYFNSNVMPGFFDETNQEFGRRSRLSNGVTINYETFVTTPFFPSYVTTQSAANAYKIVLSDVGCTQPELDNHDTRMVTETLNGTYSVTGSKTGKKGFPDNEADSGGYENYPVINRAADWDTDNDGLPNWWETIKGTNVNSGSSDFSDSNADANLDGYTNLDEYLQWMSLPHYESPTGNKVSVNIQKLSRGFTSGVSYSVSNVVNGTTSLVADVVEFTPSANGLGSFDFTVTDNTGGTMTRKVNIVSGYSLLSTENNEKTNTGVSVWPIPNNGSFSVLVSNDGAETEYKIYDILGKEIKKGTLNSNTSENINLQAKGVFILKVSDATTKKIVHTQKIIVQ; encoded by the coding sequence ATGTTAAAAAAACCAATGTGGCTTTCTCTTATAACAGGCATCGCCCTACTCTCAACTGCTACAATAGTAGCTCAAAACCCAGTAGTGAAAATTGATTTTGACCAATCTGGGAGACAACCCGCAGAAGTGAACGAACCTGGCTACATTCCATGGGTAATCGCTTCAGGAATCACCGCCTCTAAAACAGAAAACGGAGTCACTTTTACAATAAATAAAGGAGATAAAGGAACTCAATTAGCCACAAATTGGTACAAAGCTGGATTACTAGCACCTGATTATGCAAGATTGATTAGCGATGGGGTTTTTGTAAAGGACGGAACTGCTAATCAAGGTGGAGCAATTGAACTTCGTATCAGCGGATTAGCTACTGGAAATCACACTGTATTAGCTTTTTTAAATGCTGTTGATAGTCCTACAACCAATACTTTTAGCCCTATCGATGTTTCCGTAAATGGTACTTTGGTATTCGATAATGTAATTCCAAGTGTAAGAGCATTAAAAACAGCAGATGCAAAATCTGTTTATTTGAAATTTCAAGCAACTGCAGGAACAGATGTTGTTATCTTATTTGCTGCAGAAACTTCGGGTAAAGAAAACGTTAAAAATGTTATGCTGAATGGATTCGAATTAAACACTCCTAATATTTTTAACCAAGCAACAAATCCAATTCCGGGGCATAATAACGAACATGTTGAATTGAATTCAGGAGGAACTGTATTAGGATGGACTCCAGCCATTAACGCTTTGTCACATAACATTTATTTTGGAACTGATTTGGCAGCTGTTGAAAGTGCTACTACATCATCACCTGAATACAAAGGCAATCAACTCAAATCAAATGTTTCTTATTCATTAAATGGATTATATACTGGAGCGACTTACTATTGGAGAGTAGATGAAGTTCTTGCTAATAATGCCATCGAAAAAGGAAATACATGGCGTTTTCGTCCTGCAAAATTAGCATTTCCTGGAGCAGAAGGCTATGGTCGTTTTGCACGTGGAGGAAGAGGCGGCAAAGTTGTAGCTGTTACTAATTTGAATGATAGCGGACCCGGAAGTTTACGTGAAGCGGTTACTAATGATATTGGACCGAGAACAATTGTCTTTAATACGTCAGGAATTATTCAACTGAATTCTCGATTGGTATTAAGCCAACCTTATGTAACTATTGCAGGACAAACGGCTCCTGGAAAAGGAATTTGTATTAGAACCGCTCCATTCGGAATTACAGGTAATGATGCTATTGTTCAAAATGTAAGAGTACGACTGGGCGGAGGACCTACTTTTGATGGAATGGGATTAACCGGCGCTAATCATAGCATTATTGATCATTGTTCTATAAGTTGGACTATAGATGAATCTTTCAGTTCTCGTTCTGGTAAAAATATTACATTGCAAAAAACCTTAATTTCAGAAGCCTTAAATGCTGCTGGACATGCAAATTACCCTGTTGGAACACAACACGGTTATGCGGCAACAATCGGTGGTGACGTAGGAAGTTTTCACCATAATTTATTAGCACATTGTTATGGACGTAACTGGAGTTTAGGTGGCGGATTGGATGCCAATAATTATTTTGCTGGAAAAATGGATATTACCAATAACGTCGTTTACAACTGGGGATCCAGAACAACGGATGGAGGAGCTAGCGAAGTAAACTTTGTGGGTAATTATTACAAACCAGGACCTGGAATGGAGTTGCAACGTTATGCTTTAACAATGGATCACGAAAATGACTTTGCTGGTATGCAAAGAGCATACTTTAATAGTAATGTTATGCCTGGTTTTTTTGATGAAACCAATCAAGAATTTGGAAGAAGATCAAGACTATCAAATGGTGTTACAATTAACTACGAAACATTTGTAACTACACCTTTTTTCCCTTCTTATGTAACTACTCAATCAGCGGCTAATGCTTATAAAATTGTTCTTTCAGACGTAGGTTGTACACAACCTGAATTAGACAATCATGATACTAGAATGGTTACAGAAACTTTAAACGGAACTTATTCAGTAACAGGTAGCAAAACTGGTAAAAAAGGTTTTCCTGATAATGAAGCTGATTCTGGAGGTTACGAAAACTATCCTGTAATTAATAGAGCTGCCGACTGGGATACTGACAATGACGGATTACCAAACTGGTGGGAAACCATTAAAGGAACTAATGTAAATTCAGGTAGCAGTGATTTCTCTGATTCGAATGCCGATGCTAATTTAGATGGATATACTAATTTAGATGAGTATTTACAATGGATGTCTTTACCACATTATGAATCTCCAACAGGAAATAAAGTGAGTGTTAATATTCAAAAATTGTCTCGAGGATTTACAAGTGGTGTTAGCTATTCTGTTTCTAATGTTGTCAACGGAACTACTTCTTTAGTAGCTGATGTAGTAGAATTTACTCCAAGTGCAAATGGTTTGGGTTCTTTCGATTTTACTGTAACAGACAATACTGGAGGAACAATGACCCGAAAAGTAAATATTGTTAGTGGATACAGTTTACTTTCAACAGAAAATAATGAAAAAACAAATACAGGAGTTAGCGTTTGGCCAATTCCTAATAATGGATCATTTTCAGTACTAGTTTCAAATGACGGAGCTGAAACTGAATATAAAATCTATGATATTTTAGGTAAAGAAATCAAAAAAGGAACACTTAACAGTAACACATCAGAAAACATCAACTTGCAAGCAAAAGGAGTTTTCATCTTAAAAGTTTCTGATGCAACAACTAAAAAAATAGTGCACACACAAAAAATTATCGTGCAATAG
- a CDS encoding DEAD/DEAH box helicase yields MTTFEQFNLPKSVQKAIDDLGFTTPTPIQEKTFSVIMSGRDMMGIAQTGTGKTFAYLLPLLKLYKFTPGHTPKIVILVPTRELVVQVVEEVEKLTKYMSVRTVGIFGGVNINTQKTVVYTGCDILVGTPGRVMDLTLDNVIRFEEMQKLVIDEFDEMLNLGFRTQLTAILAMMPKKRQNILFSATMTDEVDKVLNDYFDYPEEVTLSASGTPLENITQITYNVPNFNTKINLLKHLLQTNEDMSRVLVFVNNKKISDMVHERIEEDFADQFGVIHSNKSQNYRLSTMAEFQAGNLRGLITTDIMARGLDISNITHVINFEMPELPELYMHRIGRTGRADATGTAISFITPREEESKFAIELLMDMELPIEAFPETVEVSSKLIEPEKDRQPIKFLMKKQKLEGDGAFHEKSKKNKKVNLGGPGITKKKTHGSVNRNMLKNQAKKRKDKK; encoded by the coding sequence ATGACCACTTTCGAACAATTCAATCTCCCTAAATCAGTACAAAAAGCAATTGATGATTTAGGATTTACTACTCCTACTCCCATTCAGGAAAAAACTTTTTCCGTGATAATGTCAGGACGTGATATGATGGGAATTGCACAAACCGGAACGGGTAAAACTTTTGCTTATTTATTGCCTTTATTAAAACTATATAAATTCACTCCGGGTCATACGCCTAAAATAGTAATTCTGGTTCCAACACGTGAATTGGTAGTTCAGGTTGTGGAAGAAGTAGAAAAACTGACCAAATACATGTCTGTTCGTACGGTTGGTATTTTTGGAGGTGTGAACATCAATACTCAAAAAACAGTTGTTTATACTGGCTGTGATATTTTGGTAGGAACACCAGGGCGTGTGATGGATCTAACATTAGACAATGTCATCCGTTTTGAAGAAATGCAAAAATTGGTTATCGATGAGTTTGACGAAATGTTAAATTTAGGTTTCCGTACCCAGTTAACTGCTATTTTGGCGATGATGCCTAAAAAACGTCAAAACATTCTATTTTCAGCCACTATGACGGATGAAGTGGATAAAGTTTTGAATGATTATTTTGATTATCCTGAAGAAGTTACGCTTTCAGCATCAGGAACTCCGTTAGAAAACATTACGCAAATTACGTATAACGTTCCCAATTTCAATACTAAAATCAATTTGCTGAAACACTTATTGCAGACGAATGAAGATATGAGTCGTGTTTTGGTTTTCGTTAATAACAAGAAAATTTCTGATATGGTTCACGAACGTATCGAGGAAGATTTTGCAGATCAATTTGGTGTAATTCACTCCAATAAATCACAGAATTATCGTTTGAGTACGATGGCTGAATTTCAGGCAGGAAACCTTCGTGGATTGATCACTACCGATATTATGGCAAGAGGTTTGGATATTTCCAACATTACCCACGTCATCAACTTTGAAATGCCCGAACTTCCTGAATTGTATATGCACCGTATTGGTCGAACCGGTCGTGCAGATGCTACAGGAACAGCTATCAGTTTCATCACTCCACGTGAAGAAGAATCCAAATTTGCCATTGAATTATTAATGGATATGGAATTGCCAATCGAGGCTTTCCCTGAAACGGTTGAAGTATCTTCAAAACTAATCGAACCTGAAAAAGACCGCCAACCGATTAAGTTTTTGATGAAAAAACAAAAACTAGAAGGAGATGGCGCCTTTCACGAGAAAAGCAAAAAGAACAAAAAAGTCAACCTTGGTGGCCCTGGAATAACCAAGAAAAAAACACACGGTTCTGTCAATAGAAATATGTTGAAAAACCAAGCCAAGAAACGCAAGGACAAAAAATAA
- a CDS encoding lactonase family protein, with protein MKQIYFYLLFLFATVGLQAQENKFNLIVGTYNRTCESKGMYVYEFNSNTGDLTLKNNTENVLNPSYLSVSSDTKFVYSVNQNKNGGNENGVSAFKYDSKTGKLDFINKKIANADGPCYIIDDDKNIITANYSSGSISVFGKNNDGSVSEVKQIVQHFGKGIDRRQEMAHAHMTGFSPDKKYVLVSDLGTDKIYSYQYNPNAEKEVLVFKDTVNAKKSSGPRHFTFSKDGKYVYLLQEIDGSLTTFSYADGILKKVDETSIVAPDFKGETSSADIHISPDGKFLYASNRGTANDISAFKILKKGKLEFVSRTSTLGKTPRNFTIDPTGNFLLVGNQNSNDIVIFKRDKKTGSLTATGKKVELCSPVCFVFTKI; from the coding sequence ATGAAACAAATCTATTTCTATCTTCTATTTCTTTTTGCAACTGTTGGATTACAGGCACAGGAAAATAAATTCAATTTAATCGTTGGAACTTATAATCGTACTTGCGAAAGCAAAGGAATGTATGTCTATGAATTTAATTCCAATACAGGAGATTTGACTTTGAAAAACAATACTGAAAATGTGCTGAATCCAAGTTATTTGAGTGTTTCTAGTGATACTAAATTTGTTTATTCTGTGAATCAAAATAAGAATGGTGGTAATGAAAATGGCGTTAGTGCTTTTAAATACGATAGTAAAACGGGTAAACTAGATTTTATAAACAAGAAAATTGCCAATGCAGACGGGCCTTGTTACATTATTGATGATGATAAAAATATAATAACAGCCAATTATTCTAGCGGAAGTATTTCTGTTTTTGGTAAAAATAATGACGGAAGTGTGAGTGAAGTTAAGCAAATCGTGCAACACTTTGGAAAAGGCATTGATAGAAGGCAGGAAATGGCTCATGCACACATGACGGGTTTTTCGCCAGACAAAAAGTATGTTTTGGTAAGCGATTTGGGTACAGATAAAATTTATTCGTATCAGTACAATCCTAATGCAGAAAAAGAAGTTCTCGTTTTTAAAGATACTGTAAATGCTAAAAAGAGTAGTGGACCAAGACATTTTACTTTTAGCAAAGATGGAAAATACGTGTATTTACTACAAGAAATTGATGGCAGTCTGACAACCTTTAGTTATGCTGACGGAATCTTGAAAAAAGTGGATGAAACTTCCATTGTAGCTCCTGATTTTAAAGGAGAAACTTCTTCAGCAGATATTCATATTTCGCCTGATGGGAAGTTTTTGTACGCCAGTAATCGTGGAACTGCTAATGATATATCCGCTTTTAAGATTTTGAAAAAAGGAAAATTGGAATTTGTGAGTAGAACAAGTACTTTAGGAAAAACCCCTCGAAATTTCACCATTGATCCAACAGGAAATTTTCTTTTGGTAGGCAATCAAAATTCGAATGATATTGTGATTTTCAAAAGAGATAAAAAAACGGGAAGTCTTACAGCAACTGGAAAAAAAGTAGAATTGTGTTCCCCAGTTTGTTTTGTTTTTACGAAGATTTAG
- a CDS encoding DUF6787 family protein, translated as MKKLKQRWGIASNYDLVIIFIVFAINGSLSAKISSYAMTFLGINKENTHWFFYYIILLVLVLPLYPFLLMFFGWLFGQSKFFFPFSKKMLKSMKLGFFFKDKEKN; from the coding sequence ATGAAGAAATTAAAACAACGTTGGGGAATCGCTTCAAATTATGATTTGGTAATCATATTTATAGTTTTTGCTATAAACGGTTCTTTGTCAGCCAAAATTTCTAGTTATGCGATGACTTTTTTGGGTATAAACAAAGAAAATACACATTGGTTTTTCTATTATATCATCCTATTAGTTTTGGTTTTGCCACTTTATCCTTTCTTATTGATGTTCTTTGGTTGGCTTTTTGGACAATCGAAATTCTTCTTCCCTTTTTCGAAAAAAATGCTAAAAAGTATGAAACTAGGATTCTTCTTTAAAGACAAAGAAAAAAATTAA
- a CDS encoding DUF6146 family protein: MKNGIYIIALLTIIACSSVKKDTIASSSEPSKKLNDTVRIANDSLEYEVLIIDPNFSNWLNANAFPRNFHSLTYLENKNQIYVNEWNNRVMQPQRYNPNLYVMTIDYSPNIRYGYEVNYLIYNYMIYFQNTFKQKLSGYVPMR; this comes from the coding sequence ATGAAAAATGGAATTTACATAATTGCACTTCTAACAATTATTGCTTGTTCTTCAGTCAAAAAAGATACTATTGCATCTTCATCTGAACCATCAAAAAAATTAAACGACACAGTTCGAATTGCCAATGATTCGTTAGAATATGAAGTACTAATCATTGACCCTAATTTTAGCAATTGGCTTAACGCTAATGCTTTTCCTCGAAATTTTCATTCACTGACTTATTTAGAAAACAAAAATCAAATTTATGTAAATGAGTGGAACAATAGAGTGATGCAACCGCAACGATACAATCCTAATTTGTACGTCATGACTATTGACTACAGTCCAAATATCCGCTATGGATATGAAGTCAACTACTTAATCTACAATTATATGATTTATTTCCAAAACACCTTCAAACAAAAGCTGAGCGGTTATGTACCAATGAGATAA
- a CDS encoding LIC_10190 family membrane protein, whose amino-acid sequence MIVIALSWIILLLFFIPTGMVAKSFLKIQTTDNYLPIFLGIFLQCVGLCIFSFFFKIGWVVFLFNFLMVIGLSVWKSKEIKSSLKEIKADIQTLPKISKIILATIFVFALFKCAQSPFIIDNESYYVQTIKWINEYGFVKGLANLHIYLGQNSPFHVLQAGFNFSFLTDRINDINGFLLVFSSVYFITEFEKRHSKNAETHWIGFIPIFNILFFQFINAPSPDLSIILVSQILFYYFLDKDNSLDSFKIVTLLFLYLIFIKITIAPLGLLVIYLLHFDKKRFSFLLIFGSLTSLILILKNSIITGYPFYPFYILPLEKDWKIPQQLLEFIASRTKSAGYIKVGSLNNASLLTKLNSWLHLGGINRVFNIGMLVLFAFGLFINKIQQQIKYKILYLILGIHFVLLLLTSPQFRFFLPEFVFLSVLALSTLFNYFKMNSQWVRFTLLTGIILPLIAVPFIDYKNFTANKLHQHKEKYNWYQILIPEKNSKYAEIPFEKIKEGNLDYYSPKENFFFYGTANGDIPCVNKVQVEYFKNYYYIKPQLRTSDLSDGFYSKSILNNE is encoded by the coding sequence ATGATTGTAATAGCATTGAGTTGGATAATTCTGTTATTATTCTTCATTCCTACAGGAATGGTTGCCAAATCGTTTCTCAAAATACAAACCACTGATAATTATCTTCCAATATTTCTGGGTATTTTTCTGCAATGCGTCGGATTGTGCATTTTCAGTTTTTTCTTCAAAATTGGATGGGTTGTATTTCTTTTTAACTTTCTAATGGTCATTGGATTATCTGTTTGGAAATCAAAGGAAATCAAAAGCAGCCTGAAAGAAATAAAAGCAGACATACAAACGCTTCCTAAAATTTCAAAAATTATTCTGGCAACAATTTTTGTTTTTGCATTGTTCAAATGTGCGCAATCGCCTTTTATTATTGACAATGAAAGCTATTATGTACAAACCATAAAATGGATTAACGAATATGGTTTTGTAAAAGGATTGGCCAATCTTCATATTTATTTGGGTCAAAATTCGCCTTTTCATGTATTGCAAGCAGGATTTAATTTTAGTTTTTTGACCGATCGAATCAATGATATTAATGGATTTTTGCTAGTCTTCTCGTCCGTTTATTTTATCACTGAATTTGAAAAAAGACATTCCAAAAATGCAGAAACTCATTGGATTGGGTTTATTCCAATATTCAATATTTTGTTTTTTCAGTTCATTAATGCACCTTCGCCAGACTTATCTATAATTCTGGTTTCGCAAATACTGTTCTATTATTTTTTAGACAAAGACAATTCTTTGGATTCTTTCAAAATTGTAACGCTCTTATTTTTATACCTAATTTTTATAAAAATAACAATTGCTCCATTGGGATTATTGGTTATTTATTTGCTTCATTTTGATAAAAAAAGATTTTCCTTTTTATTGATTTTCGGAAGTTTAACTTCCCTAATTTTAATTTTAAAAAATTCAATCATTACAGGTTATCCGTTCTATCCATTCTATATTTTGCCTTTAGAAAAAGATTGGAAAATTCCGCAACAATTATTAGAATTTATAGCCTCAAGGACTAAAAGTGCTGGTTATATAAAAGTTGGCTCTCTAAATAATGCGTCCTTGCTAACAAAATTAAATTCGTGGTTGCACCTTGGCGGAATTAATCGTGTTTTCAATATTGGAATGTTAGTACTATTTGCATTTGGATTATTTATAAACAAAATACAGCAGCAAATAAAATACAAAATCCTGTATCTAATCCTCGGAATTCATTTTGTGCTTTTGCTTTTGACTTCGCCACAATTCCGATTTTTTCTTCCTGAATTTGTGTTTTTGTCTGTTTTGGCTTTAAGTACTTTATTTAATTATTTTAAAATGAATAGCCAATGGGTTCGATTCACATTACTAACTGGAATTATACTGCCTTTGATAGCGGTTCCGTTTATTGATTATAAAAATTTCACAGCCAATAAATTGCATCAACACAAGGAAAAATACAATTGGTATCAAATATTAATTCCCGAAAAAAATTCCAAATATGCCGAAATACCTTTCGAAAAAATAAAAGAAGGCAATTTAGATTACTATTCTCCAAAAGAAAATTTCTTCTTTTACGGAACTGCCAATGGCGATATACCTTGTGTAAACAAAGTGCAAGTAGAATATTTCAAGAACTATTATTATATAAAACCACAGCTACGAACTTCAGATTTAAGCGATGGATTTTATTCCAAAAGCATTCTAAATAATGAATAA
- a CDS encoding TIGR02757 family protein has protein sequence MNKKELKSFLDEKVLQYNTLDFIESDPVQIPHLFSQKEDVEIAGFLSATIAWGNRKMIIKNSHKMMDLMGNSPYDYVMSHSEDNLEQLESFVHRTFNGQDFASFIKGLQHIYKNHGGLEAVFAKHQEANSMQKSISEFKKIFFEIPHQNRTQKHISDPMNGSAAKRINMYLRWMCRQDNKGVDLGIWKNISPSLLSCPLDVHSGNVARKLGLLTRKQNDGKALTELDLNLRKLDSNDPVKYDFALFGLGVFEGF, from the coding sequence ATGAATAAAAAAGAACTAAAATCTTTCTTGGACGAAAAAGTCCTGCAATACAACACTCTCGATTTTATCGAGAGTGATCCAGTACAAATTCCGCATTTATTTTCGCAAAAAGAAGATGTTGAAATTGCTGGTTTTTTGAGTGCAACTATCGCTTGGGGCAATCGCAAAATGATTATCAAAAATTCCCATAAAATGATGGATTTGATGGGAAATTCGCCTTACGATTATGTGATGTCACATTCTGAAGATAATTTAGAACAACTCGAAAGCTTTGTTCACAGAACTTTCAATGGACAAGATTTTGCTAGTTTTATAAAAGGCTTGCAACACATTTACAAAAATCATGGTGGTCTTGAAGCTGTTTTTGCTAAACACCAAGAAGCGAATTCGATGCAAAAAAGCATTTCGGAATTCAAGAAAATATTTTTCGAAATTCCACATCAAAACCGTACCCAAAAACACATTTCCGATCCAATGAATGGTTCGGCTGCCAAACGCATCAATATGTACTTGAGATGGATGTGTCGCCAAGACAACAAAGGTGTTGATTTAGGTATTTGGAAAAATATTTCACCATCACTCCTATCCTGTCCGCTCGATGTTCATTCGGGTAATGTGGCTCGAAAACTAGGATTACTTACCCGAAAACAAAACGATGGTAAAGCTTTGACTGAATTAGATTTAAACCTCCGAAAACTAGATTCTAATGATCCTGTGAAATATGATTTTGCTTTATTTGGGCTAGGAGTTTTTGAAGGATTTTAA
- a CDS encoding DUF937 domain-containing protein, whose product MLEQLTQLVQQYGNDAVVKNNAIPNEQNEAVMGEASSSILSGLQKIASEGGIEQLAGLFQGNAAQDSSNPVVQQLTQQLSGSLGEKFGINSTDASGVAGNLIPQILGSLVGKAKDPNDSFQISDLVTAISGGSGNGGLMEAVSKYGGQFGLDQNADGKVDMEDAMTAVTKKSGGLGGLFGKLFGK is encoded by the coding sequence ATGCTAGAACAATTAACCCAATTAGTACAACAATATGGAAATGATGCAGTTGTGAAAAACAACGCTATTCCAAACGAACAAAATGAAGCTGTAATGGGCGAAGCCAGTTCGTCTATCCTTTCCGGACTTCAAAAAATAGCTTCCGAAGGTGGTATAGAACAACTTGCTGGATTATTTCAAGGAAACGCTGCTCAAGATAGTTCCAACCCAGTGGTACAACAATTAACGCAACAATTATCTGGAAGCTTGGGCGAAAAATTTGGAATTAATAGTACCGATGCTTCTGGAGTAGCTGGAAATTTAATTCCTCAAATTTTAGGCTCTCTAGTTGGAAAAGCTAAAGATCCAAATGACAGTTTTCAGATTTCTGATTTAGTAACTGCTATTTCTGGAGGAAGTGGAAATGGCGGGTTAATGGAAGCGGTTTCAAAATATGGTGGACAATTTGGTTTAGACCAAAACGCCGATGGAAAAGTAGATATGGAAGATGCAATGACAGCTGTTACCAAAAAAAGTGGAGGACTTGGTGGTCTTTTTGGAAAACTTTTTGGAAAATAA
- a CDS encoding ABC transporter ATP-binding protein gives MIQAKNIHKYYDQLHVLKGVDLHIQKGEIVSIVGASGAGKTTLLQILGTLDQPTIENGIELLINGENILTMNDKTLSKFRNLNLGFIFQFHQLLPEFTALENVCIPAFIANKSKQETETEAKKLLEYLGLSHRINHKPNELSGGEQQRVAVARALINKPAVIFADEPSGNLDTQSAENLHQLFFKLREEFGQTFVIVTHNEELANMADRKLIMVDGQISNP, from the coding sequence ATGATACAAGCAAAAAACATACATAAATATTACGATCAACTTCATGTTCTTAAAGGTGTTGATTTACATATACAAAAAGGAGAAATTGTCTCTATAGTAGGTGCTTCAGGTGCTGGAAAAACAACGCTTTTGCAAATTCTTGGAACATTAGACCAACCCACAATCGAAAATGGAATAGAATTACTAATCAATGGTGAAAATATTTTGACCATGAATGACAAAACCCTGTCTAAATTTAGGAATTTGAATTTGGGGTTTATCTTTCAGTTTCATCAATTGTTACCCGAATTTACAGCTTTAGAAAATGTTTGTATTCCAGCTTTTATCGCTAATAAATCCAAACAAGAAACTGAAACGGAAGCCAAAAAATTACTGGAATATTTAGGTCTTTCGCATCGAATCAACCACAAACCCAACGAACTTTCGGGCGGAGAACAACAGCGTGTGGCAGTGGCAAGAGCTTTAATTAATAAACCCGCTGTGATTTTTGCCGACGAACCTTCGGGGAATCTCGACACGCAATCTGCCGAAAATTTGCATCAATTATTTTTCAAACTCCGAGAAGAATTTGGACAAACTTTTGTAATTGTTACCCACAACGAAGAACTCGCCAACATGGCTGATAGAAAACTCATAATGGTGGACGGTCAAATTAGTAATCCCTAA
- a CDS encoding trypsin-like serine protease: MKTTIQLFKFSSLFSLILLLTSCFGQEKVSTKTFDDIALVNKIDFFDSKLNQEKFSCGFLLQHNNETYAVTAKHLLKHIKPESMKTLSFENNIKSWSLYPLENKSELVTCDKLLNENKSENLEAKSTYDNDWLVFSIKENSSKVKPLQIRTTPLIAGEKIYVVGWTRTMESGKQRVYEFEYYKTIGDRILLKDVVVPEKFGGLSGSPVVDEKGQVVGIVSGPKEDPDTDKKYFAPCSLTNLVLFLDKIKPSK; the protein is encoded by the coding sequence ATGAAAACTACAATTCAACTATTCAAATTCTCTTCTCTCTTTTCCTTGATACTATTATTAACTTCCTGTTTCGGTCAAGAAAAAGTTTCAACCAAAACATTTGATGACATTGCTTTAGTCAACAAAATTGATTTTTTTGATTCCAAATTAAATCAGGAAAAATTCAGTTGTGGATTCTTATTGCAACACAACAACGAAACTTATGCAGTAACCGCAAAGCATTTGTTAAAGCACATCAAGCCCGAAAGTATGAAGACATTATCATTTGAAAATAATATCAAATCTTGGTCTTTATATCCTTTGGAAAATAAATCTGAATTAGTTACTTGTGACAAATTATTAAACGAAAACAAATCTGAAAATTTAGAAGCCAAATCAACTTATGATAATGACTGGCTGGTTTTTTCAATAAAAGAAAATAGTTCAAAAGTAAAACCGCTACAAATAAGAACCACTCCTTTAATCGCTGGAGAAAAAATATATGTAGTAGGTTGGACTAGAACAATGGAATCCGGAAAACAAAGAGTCTATGAATTCGAATATTACAAAACCATAGGAGATAGAATTCTCTTAAAAGATGTTGTTGTTCCTGAAAAATTCGGAGGCTTGAGCGGTTCGCCAGTAGTTGACGAAAAAGGACAAGTTGTTGGAATTGTATCTGGTCCCAAAGAGGATCCTGATACGGACAAAAAGTATTTCGCTCCTTGCTCTTTAACAAATTTGGTGTTGTTTTTGGATAAAATTAAACCGAGTAAATAA